In one window of Cynocephalus volans isolate mCynVol1 chromosome 6, mCynVol1.pri, whole genome shotgun sequence DNA:
- the LOC134380891 gene encoding hyaluronidase PH-20-like, translated as MGVLWLKHIFSEGFFESNGLSQTLFAFFLIPCCLSLNFIAPPLLPNIPFLWAWNAPIDVCDKRFNVPLDLSLFSLRGSPQKDVTGQDVTIFYAERLGYYPHIDVNTGKSVHGGIPQNGSLKDHLEKAKKDIAYYLPTDKVALAVIDWEEWNPTWTRNWAPKDIYRNRSIQLVQQQNVSLNAKDAAKVAKEEFEKAGKTFMLETLKLGKLLRPNHLWGYYPFPDCHNYHFNNPNYNGSCHDIEKSRNDDLEWLWKESTALFPSIYFNSISSVRGAALFVRNRVQEAIRVSKVHDAKNPVPVYVYARPVYTDLTTRYLSAVDLLNTLGETIALGASGIIIWEGLNLMRTATTCEDLEDYVKNTLNPYIINITLAAKMCGQALCQGQGVCVRKQWNSSDYLHLNPVNFVIQLEKGGLYTINGKPTLADLEQFSENFDCSCYTNMNCTKPVDVKGIHAVDVCIAEGICIEASLKSETGYTNSGQGEPYLISDNVPSATLSATMIFANILFLTMSSSVVNLSVSMLAEMNNMSILKCAF; from the exons ATGGGAGTGCTATGGCTCAAACACATCTTTTCTGAGGGCTTTTTTGAGTCCAATGGACTATCCCAGACACTTTTTGCCTTCTTTCTGATTCCATGTTGCTTGAGTCTGAATTTCATAGCACCCCCTCTTCTACCAAATATACCTTTCCTCTGGGCCTGGAATGCCCCAATTGATGTTTGTGATAAAAGGTTTAATGTGCCTTTAGATCTGAGCCTTTTCTCTTTACGAGGAAGCCCCCAAAAAGACGTCACAGGGCAAGATGTTACAATATTTTATGCAGAAAGACTTGGCTACTATCCTCATATAGATGTAAATACAGGCAAAAGTGTGCATGGAGGAATCCCCCAGAATGGGTCCTTAAAAGACCATTTGGAGAAAGCTAAAAAAGACATTGCCTATTACTTGCCAACAGACAAGGTGGCTTTAGCTGTCATTGACTGGGAAGAATGGAATCCCACCTGGACAAGAAACTGGGCACCTAAAGATATTTACAGGAATCGGTCTATTCAGTTGGTTCAGCAACAAAATGTAAGCCTTAATGCCAAAGATGCTGCCAAGGTAGCCAAAGAAGAGTTTGAAAAGGCAGGAAAGACTTTCATGCTAGAGACTTTAAAACTGGGAAAATTACTTCGACCAAATCACTTATGGGGTTATTATCCTTTTCCTGATTGTCACAACTATCATTTTAATAACCCCAATTACAATGGAAGTTGCCACGATATCGAAAAGAGTAGAAATGATGATCTCGAATGGTTGTGGAAGGAAAGCACTGCCCTTTTCCCATCCATCTATTTCAACAGCATCTCATCTGTTCGAGGAGCTGCACTCTTTGTCCGTAACCGTGTTCAGGAAGCCATTAGGGTTTCTAAAGTACATGATGCTAAAAATCCAGTTCCGGTTTATGTATATGCTCGCCCAGTTTATACGGATCTAACTACCAGATATCTTTCAGCG GTTGACCTCTTGAATACACTTGGCGAAACTATTGCTCTGGGTGCCTCTGGAATTATAATATGGGAAGGCCTTAATTTAATGCGAACTGCG ACAACTTGCGAGGACCTAGAAGATTACGTGAAGAATACATTGAATCCTTACATAATCAACATCACTCTAGCAGCCAAAATGTGTGGCCAAGCGCTTTGCCAGGGACAAGGAGTGTGTGTAAGGAAACAGTGGAATTCAAGTGACTATCTTCACCTGAACCCAGTGAATTTTGTTATTCAATTGGAGAAGGGTGGACTATACACTATAAATGGAAAACCCACACTTGCAGACCTGGAGCAATTTTCTGAAAACTTTGATTGCAGCTGCTATACCAACATGAATTGTACGAAGCCAGTTGACGTAAAAGGCATTCATGCAGTTGATGTGTGTATTGCTGAAGGTATTTGTATAGAGGCCTCACTAAAGTCAGAAACCGGTTATACTAACAGTGGGCAAGGGGAACCTTACCTGATTTCTGACAATGTCCCATCCGCCACACTGTCTGCCACAATgatctttgctaatattttatttcttaccatGAGTTCTTCTGTAGTGAATTTGTCAGTCTCCATGTTAGCTGAAATGAACAACATGTCCATTTTAAAGTGTGCTTTTTAG